Proteins from a single region of Ananas comosus cultivar F153 linkage group 3, ASM154086v1, whole genome shotgun sequence:
- the LOC109707628 gene encoding rhodanese-like domain-containing protein 19, mitochondrial isoform X1 has translation MVVLILWLQCCLRSSGGVETVDVGAAKSLVGSGHLYLDVRTIEEFNKGHPENALNVPYMFFTPQGRETNPQFLEQVSSICSKDDFIVVGCQSGVRSHHACVDLLNAGFKNVKNMGGGYGAWVDNGFAVKKPQQEL, from the exons ATGGTGGTGCTCATCTTGTGGCTGCAATGTTGCTTGCGTAGCTCGGGGGGAGTCGAGACTGTGGATGTGGGAGCGGCCAAAAGCCTCGTGGGTTCTGGCCATCTCTACTTAGATGTCAG GACAATTGAGGAATTCAACAAGGGCCATCCAGAGAATGCGCTTAACGTGCCTTACATGTTCTTCACCCCACAAG GGAGGGAGACAAACCCTCAGTTTCTGGAGCAGGTCTCCTCCATTTGCAGCAAAGATGACTTCATAGTGGTG GGTTGTCAAAGTGGAGTGAGATCTCACCATGCATGTGTGGATCTTCTAAATGCT GGATTCAAGAACGTAAAGAACATGGGAGGGGGTTATGGTGCGTGGGTTGATAACGGATTTGCCGTAAAGAAACCACAACAAGAACTCTAG
- the LOC109707628 gene encoding rhodanese-like domain-containing protein 19, mitochondrial isoform X2, with the protein MASSSSPSSGGVETVDVGAAKSLVGSGHLYLDVRTIEEFNKGHPENALNVPYMFFTPQGRETNPQFLEQVSSICSKDDFIVVGCQSGVRSHHACVDLLNAGFKNVKNMGGGYGAWVDNGFAVKKPQQEL; encoded by the exons Atggcatcatcatcatctccaag CTCGGGGGGAGTCGAGACTGTGGATGTGGGAGCGGCCAAAAGCCTCGTGGGTTCTGGCCATCTCTACTTAGATGTCAG GACAATTGAGGAATTCAACAAGGGCCATCCAGAGAATGCGCTTAACGTGCCTTACATGTTCTTCACCCCACAAG GGAGGGAGACAAACCCTCAGTTTCTGGAGCAGGTCTCCTCCATTTGCAGCAAAGATGACTTCATAGTGGTG GGTTGTCAAAGTGGAGTGAGATCTCACCATGCATGTGTGGATCTTCTAAATGCT GGATTCAAGAACGTAAAGAACATGGGAGGGGGTTATGGTGCGTGGGTTGATAACGGATTTGCCGTAAAGAAACCACAACAAGAACTCTAG